One genomic region from Reichenbachiella ulvae encodes:
- a CDS encoding ATP-binding protein — translation MKRCILLLFFLSSFSTAFSQSTWIDSLRNASNSLPNSSEKVDALNHLVFELSYGDKHEALEKLRESIRLSQELDYQKGLNRAYQILGIIYLDKGELDSAEIYFHKALGYFEKTQDKAELFKIYQKLGQVQSSRNSFQLAGDYYEREMQIARSLGDTIMLGNAYNDRAALLIEQGWHAIERSDSSIYQQYFEEAIPLIYRAIDEFRKAGYDKGVALAYANLALLQDELNEPDASIHSMKAALQYFEEMNYKVYMVSAYNHLNKVMQGQQDYDSALYYVNLSLELSKEIESKVDLRNAYGQLSQLYEAMAHYEMALKYHREYDLLNDEIFSEGKQETIEKLEMQFQSRKQLDEIAFREVENKNQRYIIFLAAILVILMMISTFIFWRKNLSKKRFNLQLSKQSAQLRKSHDLIAQKNAEITESYNEQKNLMAIVAHDLRSPLNNVKALMVLMKDSGPLNEEQDMLLSKAFQVLEGGDSLISDMVNLSRFESGTNINLEDIHLNSLIAEILEIHTSYAERKSISFEMHANDNEIYLESDQVNLSRIMDNLISNAIKFSPYNSKIKVVLFEATDEVTISVIDQGPGLSEDDIANAFKRFKKLSAQPTGGENSTGLGLSIVKTLVEKIQGKISIESRLGRGASFHIRLKKKLSISKEQ, via the coding sequence ATGAAGAGATGCATATTGCTTTTATTCTTCTTGTCGAGTTTTTCAACTGCTTTTTCTCAATCAACATGGATTGATAGTCTTCGCAATGCATCAAATTCTCTTCCCAATTCCTCAGAAAAAGTAGATGCCCTCAATCACCTGGTCTTTGAGTTGAGTTATGGGGACAAACACGAGGCGTTGGAAAAATTGCGGGAGTCTATTCGCTTATCTCAAGAACTAGATTATCAAAAAGGCTTGAATCGAGCCTATCAAATACTCGGAATAATTTATTTGGATAAGGGGGAGCTTGATTCGGCAGAGATTTATTTTCATAAGGCACTTGGCTATTTTGAAAAAACTCAGGATAAAGCGGAGCTCTTTAAAATTTATCAAAAATTGGGTCAGGTTCAGTCTTCACGAAATAGTTTTCAGCTGGCTGGAGATTATTATGAGCGAGAAATGCAGATCGCCCGGTCTTTGGGAGATACCATTATGCTGGGCAATGCCTACAACGATCGAGCTGCCCTGTTAATAGAGCAAGGATGGCATGCGATAGAAAGAAGTGATAGTTCCATTTATCAGCAATATTTTGAGGAGGCCATACCGCTTATCTATAGAGCCATCGATGAATTTAGAAAAGCGGGCTATGACAAAGGGGTCGCCCTGGCTTATGCCAATCTGGCTCTACTCCAAGATGAACTTAACGAACCTGATGCTTCGATACATAGTATGAAGGCCGCCCTTCAATACTTTGAGGAGATGAACTACAAAGTGTATATGGTGAGTGCCTATAACCATCTCAATAAGGTAATGCAGGGCCAGCAAGACTATGATTCGGCCTTGTACTATGTCAATTTGAGCTTAGAACTATCGAAGGAAATTGAGAGTAAAGTAGATCTGAGGAATGCATATGGCCAATTGAGCCAGTTGTATGAAGCGATGGCGCATTATGAAATGGCGCTGAAGTACCATAGAGAATATGATTTGTTGAATGATGAGATATTTTCGGAAGGGAAACAGGAAACGATTGAAAAATTAGAAATGCAGTTTCAATCCAGAAAACAACTTGATGAGATTGCTTTTCGGGAAGTTGAAAATAAGAATCAGCGCTACATCATTTTTTTAGCCGCGATATTGGTCATACTTATGATGATTTCGACCTTTATTTTTTGGAGAAAGAATTTGTCAAAAAAGCGTTTCAATCTGCAATTATCCAAGCAGTCGGCACAGCTCAGAAAAAGTCATGATCTGATCGCTCAGAAAAACGCAGAGATAACAGAGTCTTATAATGAGCAAAAGAATTTAATGGCTATAGTGGCTCATGATCTGCGTTCTCCTTTAAATAACGTCAAGGCACTGATGGTTTTAATGAAGGATTCGGGGCCTTTGAACGAGGAGCAAGATATGCTCTTGAGCAAGGCTTTTCAGGTTCTGGAGGGAGGGGATTCATTGATCAGCGATATGGTGAACCTATCACGATTTGAAAGTGGCACCAATATCAATTTGGAAGATATTCATTTGAATAGCCTGATTGCTGAAATTTTAGAAATACACACCTCATATGCAGAGCGAAAAAGTATTTCGTTTGAGATGCATGCCAACGACAATGAAATTTACCTTGAATCAGATCAGGTGAATCTTTCTCGTATTATGGACAATTTGATTTCCAATGCCATCAAATTTTCACCTTACAACAGTAAAATTAAAGTCGTCCTTTTTGAAGCCACAGATGAGGTCACCATTAGCGTGATTGATCAAGGTCCAGGTTTGTCAGAAGACGATATTGCTAATGCTTTTAAGAGGTTTAAGAAATTGTCTGCTCAGCCGACGGGAGGAGAGAATTCAACTGGACTAGGGTTATCAATAGTTAAAACATTGGTTGAAAAGATACAAGGAAAAATCAGTATCGAATCCAGATTGGGACGTGGAGCCTCGTTTCATATAAGGCTTAAGAAGAAACTTTCTATTTCAAAAGAGCAATAA
- the gpmI gene encoding 2,3-bisphosphoglycerate-independent phosphoglycerate mutase, protein MNKKVILMILDGWGIGTNPEVSAINSAKTPFIDSMYEKFAHSKLEASGLAVGLPEGQMGNSEVGHMNIGAGRVVYQDLVRLNKAAEEGSLAKNETLLEAFEYAKSNGKKVHFIGLVSDGGIHAHINHLKALCDGAAAQGLDNVFVHAFTDGRDTDPKSGKKYLTDLQNHLDKTTGEIASITGRYYAMDRDKRWERVKLAYDAMVNGIGKESSDVLAAIDESYTADVTDEFIKPIVKVDASGNPVGKIEEGDAVICFNFRTDRGRQITEALTQKDFPEAGMKKLALKYYTMTNYDDTFEGVTVMYDKDNLKNTLGEVLANAGKKQIRIAETEKYPHVTFFFSGGQEEQFEGETRLLCPSPKVATYDLQPEMSAADIRDKINPELEKGEVDFVCLNFANPDMVGHTGVFEAAVKACETVDACAQSVVETAQANGYSAIIIADHGNSDIMVNADGSPNTAHTTNLVPCIFVDNDIKDPVKDGKLGDLAPTILKMIGVDIPADMTGDILI, encoded by the coding sequence ATGAACAAGAAGGTAATACTAATGATACTAGACGGCTGGGGAATCGGTACTAATCCCGAGGTGTCTGCGATAAACAGTGCAAAAACTCCATTCATAGATTCTATGTATGAGAAATTTGCCCATAGCAAACTGGAAGCATCTGGATTGGCAGTAGGCCTGCCAGAAGGTCAGATGGGAAACTCCGAAGTAGGACATATGAACATCGGCGCTGGTCGAGTAGTATACCAGGATCTGGTAAGACTCAATAAAGCTGCAGAAGAAGGTTCATTAGCAAAAAACGAGACTTTGTTGGAGGCATTTGAATATGCCAAAAGCAATGGTAAAAAAGTTCACTTTATCGGACTGGTATCTGACGGGGGTATTCATGCTCACATCAATCACCTGAAGGCACTTTGTGATGGAGCTGCAGCTCAGGGATTAGACAATGTTTTTGTTCATGCTTTCACTGATGGTCGTGACACAGACCCGAAGAGTGGAAAAAAATATTTGACCGATCTACAGAATCATCTGGATAAAACAACTGGCGAAATTGCCTCTATTACAGGTAGGTATTATGCCATGGACCGAGACAAAAGATGGGAAAGAGTAAAACTCGCCTATGATGCCATGGTCAACGGAATCGGAAAAGAAAGCAGTGATGTACTAGCTGCCATTGATGAATCATATACCGCTGACGTAACGGACGAGTTCATCAAACCAATCGTAAAGGTAGACGCATCTGGCAATCCGGTTGGAAAAATTGAGGAAGGTGATGCAGTGATTTGCTTTAACTTCCGTACAGATAGAGGCCGTCAGATTACTGAAGCCTTGACTCAGAAGGATTTTCCAGAAGCTGGAATGAAAAAACTAGCCCTTAAATACTACACCATGACCAACTACGACGACACTTTCGAAGGAGTAACGGTGATGTACGATAAGGACAATCTGAAAAACACGCTTGGCGAAGTATTGGCCAATGCTGGAAAGAAACAAATCCGAATCGCAGAGACAGAAAAGTACCCTCACGTGACTTTCTTCTTCTCTGGTGGACAAGAAGAACAGTTCGAAGGCGAAACCAGATTGCTATGTCCTTCTCCTAAAGTAGCTACCTACGATCTACAACCAGAAATGAGCGCTGCAGATATCAGAGACAAAATCAATCCTGAACTGGAAAAAGGTGAAGTAGACTTCGTTTGTCTGAACTTTGCCAACCCGGACATGGTAGGACACACAGGTGTATTCGAGGCTGCAGTTAAAGCATGTGAAACCGTAGATGCATGTGCACAGTCAGTGGTAGAAACAGCACAAGCCAATGGATACTCTGCGATTATCATCGCGGACCACGGCAACTCAGACATCATGGTCAATGCGGACGGTAGCCCTAATACTGCTCACACGACCAATTTGGTTCCTTGTATCTTCGTTGACAATGACATCAAAGATCCAGTTAAGGATGGTAAATTGGGTGACTTGGCACCAACGATTCTCAAAATGATCGGTGTGGATATACCAGCGGATATGACTGGAGACATCTTGATCTAA
- a CDS encoding MATE family efflux transporter, translating into MTHFIQSIRKAYHYFFLALKGEETEFTTGSINKAIFLLSVPMVLEMIMEALFAVVDVYFVGKVSVDAVATVGLTESVMMIVYSIAIGLSMAATAVVSRRVGEKEYKRAGDAAFQAIAIAAVLSIVISIVGIVYAEDILRLMGGSEKLIANGFGYTRVMLGGNLCIMLLFLINAIYRGAGDASMAMRSLWIANGFNIILDPIFIFGLGPVPAFGVEGAAIATTIGRSLGVFYQLFGLLGGERIIQLGVDNIRLRWSTVKNIFGIAMGGMGQFLIESASWLFLVRIISEFGSAALAGYTIAFRIIIFTILPSWGMANAAATLVGQNLGAKKPDRAERSVWITAHLNTGFLFCVSVLFFIMAPEFVAIFTTDAVAVEHGSLALRIICVGYITFAYGMVISQGFNGAGDTKTPTIMNVLFFWLIQIPLAYFLAIYMDFGFPGAIVSVSVAFGLHAMACIYWFRKGKWKLIEV; encoded by the coding sequence TTGACACATTTCATTCAATCTATAAGAAAAGCCTATCATTACTTTTTTCTCGCCTTGAAGGGGGAAGAAACCGAATTTACTACTGGTAGCATCAACAAAGCCATCTTCTTGCTTTCGGTACCTATGGTGCTGGAGATGATCATGGAGGCATTGTTTGCAGTAGTGGACGTCTACTTTGTAGGCAAAGTCAGCGTGGACGCTGTAGCGACCGTTGGTCTTACTGAGTCTGTGATGATGATCGTTTACTCTATTGCCATCGGTTTGAGCATGGCAGCTACTGCGGTTGTTTCTCGTCGAGTAGGCGAGAAGGAATATAAGCGCGCGGGTGATGCGGCTTTTCAGGCCATAGCGATAGCTGCTGTGCTATCAATAGTCATTTCCATAGTTGGGATCGTTTATGCAGAGGATATTCTCCGATTGATGGGAGGATCTGAAAAACTGATCGCCAATGGTTTTGGATACACCAGGGTGATGCTGGGAGGTAATCTATGTATCATGCTTTTGTTCCTGATCAATGCCATCTATCGGGGAGCAGGAGATGCATCTATGGCGATGCGCTCGCTCTGGATTGCCAATGGATTCAATATTATCCTTGATCCGATTTTCATATTTGGTTTGGGTCCTGTTCCGGCATTTGGAGTAGAGGGTGCTGCCATTGCTACCACCATTGGTCGCTCTTTGGGTGTGTTCTACCAGCTATTCGGATTGCTAGGAGGTGAAAGAATCATTCAACTAGGAGTAGATAATATCAGACTCAGATGGAGTACTGTAAAAAATATCTTTGGTATCGCCATGGGAGGTATGGGGCAGTTCTTGATAGAGTCTGCCAGCTGGTTATTCCTCGTGCGTATTATTAGCGAATTTGGCTCTGCTGCCCTGGCGGGTTATACGATTGCCTTCAGGATCATCATATTCACCATTCTACCTTCATGGGGAATGGCCAATGCGGCAGCTACCCTGGTTGGGCAAAATTTGGGAGCTAAAAAGCCTGATCGTGCGGAACGTTCTGTATGGATCACAGCACACCTCAATACGGGGTTTTTGTTTTGTGTGTCAGTTTTGTTTTTCATCATGGCGCCTGAGTTTGTAGCCATATTTACCACAGATGCTGTTGCTGTGGAGCATGGTTCCCTTGCACTTCGAATCATCTGTGTAGGCTACATTACTTTTGCATATGGTATGGTGATCAGTCAGGGATTCAATGGCGCAGGTGATACCAAGACACCAACGATCATGAATGTGCTCTTTTTCTGGTTGATTCAAATTCCATTGGCTTATTTTTTAGCTATTTATATGGATTTTGGGTTTCCAGGCGCGATAGTCTCTGTTTCGGTTGCTTTTGGATTACATGCCATGGCCTGCATCTATTGGTTTAGAAAAGGAAAGTGGAAATTGATTGAGGTCTGA